A window of Nicotiana sylvestris chromosome 8, ASM39365v2, whole genome shotgun sequence genomic DNA:
AAACCGAAAGGGGCCTATTAGCTGGATGCAGAGTAGGTCGATGGAGGCCTAGGGCCGAAACTCGGGCCGAGTTCGAACTATCAGGGACAGTCGGGAAGGGGATAACAAGCAGTAATACGATTGAATAAGGCTCGTTATGGCCAATTTATAGCTGGAcggtgaagaacaagtaagaaaacaATAAATGCAAAATGGCCTCGGGCCAATGAGAACGAATGACTTAGAAAAAAAGCGAGAGAGAGAGAgcgagatattattgcacttgtggagaaattgAGCAACATCAACCATTTATATGATGGAGCGAGACCTCTTTATATAGAGGGGAAGATTCCATTACAAGTATGTGGGATTAGCTACAAAGTACAGTGATGGGATGGCCTGACGTGATACCTTAGCGTAGGCTCTGGGTAGGCCACGTTTGTCAGGTGTATCCATGTGCCTAGAGGGCTTCTTTCTCTATCCTAGATTCGTCCTTGGTTTCCTCCGAGTCGGGATTCGACGAGCCCCGATGTTGAGAGCTCGGTTGCGACCTCCTACTATCGAGATCCCGGGATATTCTTTCGAAATGTCCTGACagtgagaaattgagttttccgaTTCGTTGCGTACAAATAGTCTCCACGTTTCCCATATCGGAGAGAtgggaaatgattttgacacttGACTCCTTGAGCTTATTTCGGCGATGCCATGTCGACGATGTGGCCCCTAGCTCATGTTTTTCGATGTCATTCATTGCACTCCTGATTCCTGTTCTTAAAGGTAAAGGTAACGCCGCTGTTTCATTTTTCCATGGATGTATTAACTGTGCCCGTCGGTCATCCTTCCACAGCCTAGATGACCGTGTCGTAATCCCCTATAAATGTGGATGCCATGGCCTTGTTTCTCCTATCACCATGCTTCTGCTGGCTTGTTCGCCTTTCccttcctcttattttctttcacCTCAGAGCATCATGTTACGAGCTTATGATTTTAAGGCCGTATGGAGGAGTTCCTTTAGACTACATTGTGGCTTTCTGCCAGAGTCCCCTTTCGTCAAACATAAGAGCATTTTCCTACTATTTCTACAGTTGTCGGTATACCGACCCTCGTTACTATTGCTGGGCCGAGATGATGGTGGATAGAGAGTCAGTTCCTCCATTATGTGGATAGTTGCCCAGACTATGCATCACTACTCACTCTTCTACTCTATcttggtgtggcacttcatccctaggGCTTTCCTTTCCCAATGTATAAAGTGGCACAACCGGCCATTGAGGCTGGGGCCCGCTGGGTTTTCACCTTTCACTTCGGCGGGCCATGTATCTTTTCTCTACCTCCTCTGCATCCCCTCCTTTTGCTCTTCTTCATATTCTTTGGTGGGGATCCCTCaggggattgagctgggaacctatgGGAGGTGGAGATCAAAGGAGTCACCCTTGAGAACATGCACTCGAGGGCGTGGCGCCCGATGATTCTGATACCGGAGATGAACCCTCAAAGGGGGACCGAGCATCCGGTTatcatcacatgtacatccttccaTTCCTCCGCTTTAGGTGTAGACTCCTGTAGCCTTTGCAATTGTATATAATGACCCCTCGAGGACTGCTTGTACGCAAACTTTCATGAATAAGGAATGAACTTCGTTGATTTTTGCTTTCGAATTTGCTTTATTTCTGTATGCTTTCATACCCTTCGAGGCTCTTCGCATATCTCCTTTTGTGTTGTTGATTGCTGATATCTATCTTGAACATAAATGTTTGTCCCGATCTTTTTCCGATCGACATGGGTTCTTCTCGATCCCATCATCGTACTTCAGAACAACTCTGGATCGATCTGATGGGCCGGGGCTATCGATGTCCCCCGAGTTGTTCAGAGATCATGCATTGAGATTCGGGGCCTCCGTGGGCGCTGCTCCGGATGTAGGTCATTTTCGGGTACACGGGGGTCCCTATTAGTCTTGATGTAAATGGCCCCTTTACGTTGTATAAGATAGACTTCTGTTGAGGAGCTCGCATGTATTTGGGCACTTCCTCAGATCTTTGTGTAGCTTTTGCGATCGGAGCTTCCTGCGTTTACTCCTCCTTTTTAGAAAGAGTGAATTGTGAGATCAGTTTCTTGCCTTGTGTTGAGTGCCGACGTTGAGAGCTCATCAATGCATGACTTCTTTAGGCCGGGGTTTCTTGATGTATAATGATGCCTCGAGCATGGAGATACTACGAACGATTCTTCAAGTTATGATTCCTTATTGGAGGATGATTCCGGGATCGAACATTGTCCCATCGATCTGTAATGAGGCTGTTGGCTTCCCGGGGCTTGCCTCGGGCAGGTAAATCATTGTTGCTTCCTACATATATGTGGGATGGTTTTGACTTCTTCATCAGACatcactattttttttaaaatagctacCTTTCTTCTTTGGCACAGGGCACTACATCTCTTTAGACGCAAGGGGAATTGGTGCGCACTCTTGCTTTGGATTGTCAGTTTCACCATAGCCATGGAAACCGCTTTGGGCCAATGCGATAGGTGGCCGGGGGTGCTGATCCTGTTGCTCAGGAATCAAGGGAGTTTGCTTTTGAAACGACGTCTTTGCTAAGAGGAGAACATCTGGAGATGGCGAGGAGAATTGTGGGTGGAGCGAAGGGATAGTCCTGCAGGCGATTTTCCCCGACGAGGGTATTGCGGACTCTACCGATGGATTCCTGAACATGTATTTATATCCTTTCACATTTGGCCCTCCCGATAGGATTGTGCTTGAATTTTGTCTGAAGTATCGGGTCACTCTAGCATAGATTTATCTATCGTTTTGACAAACGGTGTTGATGATGAGGCTCTTCGCGGATAAGGCCGGGCTTGAATTCATGCCTGATCACCTTGTCAGGCTGTATCGGTCCTTTCATCATCAAGGCCTTCTGATGTAGTAACTTTATGGGTGCCAGGTGTAGTTCATGATCTGTCCGGCAGGGTCTGGAAGCTGGTGACCCATTCATCCTGTGACGAACGCAGGTGGTGAGCCATGTTTCGCACAGGATGGGGAACGCAACAGCGAGGTATGTGCATATGTTTCCTTTGTTTTGCCTTCATATACTTGAGATAACGCTTCCCCCTTCCATCCGTGCTGGATTAGCCATTTGTAGATATCGGGCGGTCCCTTAGGACGAAGCAATGTTTCTCTAAAAAGGGGAAGGAGCTGTTGGCCTCTAGTCCTGGGGATGACGACAATGAGAGGGATCAGAACTTGCGATGTGATGGAGCTTTCAGTGGTGCCGGTCGGTTTCATATTTTCGGAGAGGGGGCGTCGCCCGAGTCTGCCGCTCCTAGGGTGTCTGATTCCCAGCTGGAGGTTCCTTTGAGCGAACACGCTGCTCCGAGGGCCGGTTCTTCTGGGGCCTCAGGGGcaggatcaacaggagtgtgttccgacttcgaggaagtccgtcgtcttcactttgtggtgagtttttcGTACAGTTTCCCTATGTCCCGTATCCTGCTTCTTCTATTGAACCTCCCTCGTGCAGGCTTGCGataggcttaggtctgagctgctccgtcgATGGGCCAAGCTTCAAAAAACACGGGATGagggcgagtcccttaggctccttaacGAGGAGATGAAAGTCGAGTTGCatcattggcgatatgaggcgtagcAGAGCTCAAACTATAAGAGCTATTTGGCGGAGCAGGTAATTTCCTGTGGTGTCTGCTTTGCTCCTTTCTATCCTTAAGGCTGATACCTTTTTGCTGTATCAGTTGCGGAAAAATTCGGAGGCTTTGGAGTACCTTAAAGGCGACGTCAACCGCGTCAGAATTGCTTGCGGGGAGCTGAGGGCTCAATCGTAGGCTCGAGCTTTGGAGGGGATGGGTGCCTCGGCCAAGGTCCCTGCCCTTGAGGTCCAACTCCGCTTGACTCAtgacaatgccaaagttcaagcagATATGATTGGGAAACTTGAATTTGATCTCTCGAAGGTTAGAGCCAAGATAATTGACGCTCGGGTGGAGGCGGCACTAAACCGAGCTAAGGCCGATCGTGAGACGGCGATTTGTGTGAAGGATGCTGCTGATGCACAAGCTGAGCTGAAGCAAACCCTTGACCTGGAGcggaggatcgaggaatatgttcgctGTAAATCCTGGAGAGAGGTGTTCAAAGAGATCGGTGTAAGGGGTttcgttctctcggaggaattggtTCGAGCACGGGCGGATGAGCACAATGCTCGGTTGCTTCTCGTCGATATTGCGGAGGGTGATTTTGGCAAGCTGTAGTTTTTTAGTGTAGAGTGTAGATTTAGCCATTTTGTTGCTTTGCTCCGGATACATGTAGGGCATGCTTGTAGACGGAAAATACGCTTTTTCTTGCGCATATGATATATATAAGGAGAAGTTTTAAAGTTTTATTTCTTCTGTACCTCTTTTTTTGTTGTTGCTTTCGATCAGGCAGGCTGGTCATGGCATTTGGAGAGGTCCTTATTGGTCCAGAATTGATCAGACTGCCCGAGGACTCTTAAGTGTGATCCTTAGTTTCCGAGTCGGGCTACGGCTCGAGCCTTCCTGCCTTTGGATTTTTTGTGCCCGTGCGGGGGAGTGGTAGTTGCTTTTATCTTGTGCCCTTGGTAATTTTGTTTTTCTAACTTCTTTAGGTCCAGTCTCCCGGTCACACtgtgactcgagcttcaattaacccttaggtttttgttacctgcatgggcggatgatgatggcCATTTGTGCTTTGGGTTGAAGTGATCTTGAGGGCGCGTGGCCTGGAGATTTTAATCGGCTGATGACGGTATCATCCGAGCCaagcccttaggcatattgcaatttttgggtccagtcttcgaGTCGCTTTGCGATTCGAGCTGCAATCGTCCCTTAAATTTCATCGAGTTTCCGGACGGTGACAATTGGCGcttatgccgtgcccttaggcatgttgcacttttttgggtccagtctccgagtcgcattgcgattcgagctgtaatcgacccttaaatttcatTGAGTTTCCGGGCATTAACAATTGGCGCTTTTgccttgcccttaggcatgttgcaCTTTTTTTGGGTCCAGTATCCGAATCGCATTGcaattcgagctgtaatcgacccttaaatttcatCGGATTTCTGGAGATGGTGGCGCTTatgctgtttggtcgtagagaccttttaatatgtggcccgtaggcttgcatagttaactattttggatctggtctccgaatcgggttacaatttgagctcattttaatcctcatgttgtcaagattttttagccggcgacaatggctcttacgctgtttggtcgtagagacctttcaatatgtggcccgtaggcttgcttagttagcgacaatggctcttatgctgttttttgcccgtgggctttaTGTAGGCTTTGTATCCGCTCACTAAGGTGTTTTTGTAGTATTTTTgcttgacccgtcgtcggttctagaggaacctcaatttcaagtcattatCGGCAGTGTTttgagcacctcgtaaggttcatagctcgtaggtcgagtagatctaCGCTCTTGCATTTTGGAGCCAACATTGTtggagctcgtttttgcctgtggAGGGAAACCTGTTTtaatcggttcttttcgaagtatattcagAGTAGTGGTCTGTGATTTTTTAGCAATAGTCGGGCGTCCCCAAGTCGCGttattttggctgtatcagccattttgaccgtagtcatatgcgtTTGGACGTAGCCATTTTTGTTCCCTAAcaatagtttaggcatctacatcgagggtatgccctttagggattcttacaaatgcgacgtatagacTAAATATCAGGATTTTCATgtatgttgaggtcttacagttttgtcatgcctgttgaggtcttacagttttgttatgcttgttgaggtcttacagtttgtagaaTATATCTGGTTATGCCGAGGCTTCCCAttagggtcttacagtttcggattTTTCCAATTGTATGGCGATTGATATCCATCTCCAAGTCATCAAGTTTGTTTAAGCTCGAAGACAGCTTCTCGCGAACTCGGAGTTGCCTTCCAGGGGCttgatgagcccggagttccgaccctggggttaTGCAAGTTGTCGAGTTGCTGATGCTAAGTCCCCAAGTACATATCGGGACATATTTTATGGAGAAATATTTGCTGCGAGCATATTTGAAAGCACCTTTCCCGAAACAAGAAGTGCCGAAAAGgggtattctttattgcttggcataagTATATGCTGTAAATACCTATTGTCTCGTTGTTTTGAGCTCGGCCCGCACGGGTTCTACCCCTCCGATCATCTGGTTCTGCTTATATGGTTCCAATTCGAGATCCAGCCTGCCATTTATGGGCCCTTTCGAGGGGACGGTGCCTTTTAAGAGAAAACCATCGTACGTTGCCTGACTATTGATGGAAGGCCAATGATCTCGTCGGGTTCTCTTCTGGATGGGTATGATGCTCAGCTAATAACCTTGCTGGCGGGACCCCTTTGGGCAGGAAACCCGATCGAGGATAGAGAGCTTGGCGGGTCCCATAAAGACCTCGGATTTCCCAATGGAGTTTAGAATTTCTGAATTCCTTGGTGGCCGCCTGCATGTAGGTTAgtaaaaaggaaaggaataatAAAGGAGCAAAGTAATCCTCCCCTGCTGCGGGGTGTGTAGGCAATGTTTTCTAGGCTTGGTCCTTTCCTGCCATTCCGAGGCGCGAGTTTCAATGCAGCCTTCCGCTGCCTTCAACTAGGCTTAGACGAATATGCAATtctgcttaccctttgatcccttAGAGAACGGAGAAGTCGATGCCGACGACCGGTCATATGGTGAAGGACTTTCTCCCGTTGCCTGCAGCTTTTTGTCGAATGCTTTAGTCCTACCTTTGCCGGGGAATTCCATCCTTTTGGCTGAGTGGCGTTGAAATTGCCTCCGGGTAGCGTACCCGTTATCATTTGAATAAAATGTCTGCGCTTTGTGGGCTCTACACATTAGTCCGAGCTAAAATAGGCAGTACAGAGGGAGCGGCCTTCCTGATTGTCCTGGCGTATGGTGTCTAGAATCCACCAAAGATTCGAGGTGTGAAAGTGATTTGGTTCGTTGGTCTGGACTGCTCCATCTACGGCTCTagcaaaaatcataaaaatacctCCTTCATATAGAAAAGCATAATGATCAGTTGGGAACTTTGTAATAAAGGAATCATCTGGATCCCCAATAATCACTCTAACATCAATATATGGGAGTCAAATTGGattccaaaattcaaaaatcttAGGCAAGCAATCCAAGGGCCTACTACCATCCAAGATGAAAGTCTCACCATAAAGGACATTCGGACGAACAATACTTGGGATCTCAAAAAACTAGCCTTTGAGTTGCCCAAACCTTTAATCAATAGCATTCTCTCTATTACTCCAACAGAGAGTCCCAAAGACATACCCACCTGGGCTCTAATTGAAAATGGCAAATTCACGTCAAATTCTTGTTACAAAGTTgtttcaaatatcaacaaaaatcttCCAGACTTTAGTTGGATATGGAACCTCAAATGcctcaataaaataaaatatttcttATGGAAATGTCTTCATAATAAACTTCCTACTCGTTCCTATCTCAACTATATTGGTATTAACATAGACCCTATTTGCCCAACCTGTAAATCAGAAAATGAAACAAATGATCACATCTTCATTAGGTGTAAAATGGTCCGCGATATCTGGATATTTAAATGTCTTAACAATGACCCAATAAGCACAAAGACAATTGGCTTATTAGTATAAGAGACTTTAATACTCCAACATTGTCACCTTTCCTCACATGGCTCGAGCTATATCCCTTTATTATTTGGAACATTTGGGTTAACAGAAATAAAAACAATATGGACAACACCTCTCATAATGCCTCCCTCGAAAGAGCTATCGATATTGCCACTAAATATAAACTCCTCATTCAAAATGAAAAGCTACGTGTCCTCACCCATACAATCAACATTATGTGGTACAAATCTCACAATGGCTATCTCAAGCTAACTTTGATGGCGCCTTTCGTGAGAAAGAATATTTGACAGGTCTAGGAGGAATCATCTGAGACAGTAACGACAATTGGATTCTAGGGTTTCAGCACCAATGCCCAACATCAACAGCCCTCCACTTAGAGCTGGAAGCTCTCAAAGAGGGACTCATCTTAGCTTTCAACGAGGGACTAACTCCATTAGTGATAGAAACTGACTCAACTAAAGTTATTAAAGCTCTAAACGAGGATTATAAATCTCATCACATGACTATTTCTTCTTGTAGGTAGTTAATGGACCAGCTGAAGGACCCACCAATCCAGCATAACTTTAGGGATGGAAATCAAGTTGCGCACAAGCTGGCAAAGGATGCTCTCAACAATCCAAAATCTCATGTTGTGTTAGATAGGCCACCACCTTTTGTTATAAATAAGCTTGATGCAGATAGGGATGTCAATGTTTACCTTATTAAGTCTCTATCTACTAGTGTGTGTATTAATCTTGCCAACTTAGGCAATATCAGTATCCTTAAGTCGCCTACTTATGAGGGTGATGTAACAAACTCTAATTTGtagttttaatatatatatatatatatatatatatatatatatatatatatatatatatatccatgtttttgtcaaaaaaaaaGTAAGCAACGCTCTAGGTTAAAAATAAGAAtaagataaataaaagaaaaataatataaaaaacaataatagtaataTATTTGGTAATAGAAGAATTAAAGAGAATTAGACAAGTTATACTCCATATGTCTTAATTTCCTGTGACACTCTTTGCTTTTACTCTGATAtgatttataataaaataaatatttatgacTTGCTTTAGACCATAAATTAAAAGTTAGTCTTTCATTTTTAAACTTTGTGTTTAGTTAAATATAAATAtcatcacataaattgggaccAAAGTAATATTAGCTTGTCGTTGTAATTACACAATAAGTACCACCAATTATCACATGCCCTTAAGAATAGTTTAATTCCACCTTCAATTACATCATTTCCATATTGATATAATTACTTGGTCAACCATCATATTAAACTATATAATTATATCCAATTATATACAAATTAAATCTCTAGATGCCTTTACAAACGTACTCTCATTTAATAAACTAATTTATGTTAATTACAAAAGGTCACTTACTAATAAATGTTTCATTAAAATCGTTTAATTCTTGGCGACTTTGAAATGATTTTATTATCAGCTTTCTCGGAGATAATTATTTTGAAAGATCTTTTAGCATTAAATCTTTTGAAAAGATTTCATTGGTTAATCATTTAATGATGTGATGATTTTAATAGAATTGAACACCAGCTTATTTTGTGAGTAATTTCACATTTTAGCATCTCTTTTCCCCCCTTTTCGTGTATAATAatcaaaataaatagaaaatagTGACGGTTCTACCATTTTGGTAAATAATTTCGAAACAACTATAAAAAAGAAATTTACACCAAATCAAGAttgacaaaaaaaaataattcaaaagtTATATCCCTAAATCAAAAATTCAAGATTACTGTTGAAGAAAAGAAATGGTGATAAAGTACCCACGGGGCCCCATCAAGAAGCAAACAACATTTGACGACGAATAGAATAGAGTATGTACTTGGAAAATGCCAACTGAAATCTATCTTCTTTGTCAGTTTCACCGTCAATTAGCCTTCTTTATTGATCTCCAGATAAGATTACTCTCCTTCTCCCTCTCTTCCTCCATTCTGAGGTAAAATTTTGCTTCTCTTTGTCAAGATTTTTTCTGGGTGTTCAGAATTATTTGAGAAAAATTCACATCTTTTGCTCAATTTTGCTTTTCAATGCCTCAAATTTCAATTTTTTGTACTATAAGCTCTTTGGGGGTTTTACTGCAGTTCATTGATACATATCGGAATTTAGTGTGTTTTgccaaattttcaaaaaaaaaatctttagctCAATTACGGTTTAGAGTGCTCAAATTCAATTCTCGTAATgcaatctttttttttcttgttattGGATTTGCTTACGTGGATAGGTGAATTTGGAAGTATGTCTTTTTTGGGTTTTCTCCAATCAACTCAAGAAATCATATGTTCATCTCCATTGTGCTTACAAATGCTAAAATTTCTAGTCTTGTAATGAACTTTTTCTAGGTTCTTGTTCTTATTAGTTTTACTAATAGAATTATTAGAACATTATGTTTTGGAATGCtcaaattcaaattttagtgATATATTCTCTTTTGGTTTTTGCTTTTATGGATTTGCTTCAGTAAAATGATGCATTTGAAAGTTCTTGGCTTTTGCGAAATTAATTAAGAAATTCCGCACATTATGCTTTCTAAAGCTTAAATTacccttttttttatatatatttttttataatgtaGTCTTTCTGGTATTCATGTTCTGAAATTTAGAACTGTAATTTGCGCATCTTCCATCGTATTGTAGTGCTGCTTATCTGAGCAATAATGGCTTCCGCGGCAATGTTGAACTCACCTTGTAATATTGGAGCTGTGAAGTTTGAGGTGACAGTGAAACCATCGCCAAATTTGCTGTGTGCACGGCCTTCTATTAGGTTGAATCGGAGGAGGGTGTTGACCATAAGGTCCAGCAACGAAGGGCATGATAAAGGGTCTGGTTCAGGGCCCTTGAGAAAGATGGGGTTGAGTGATGAGGAGTGTGAAGCTGCTGTGGTTGCCGGAAATGCGCCGGAAGCTCCTCCAGTTCCACCAAAGCCGGCTGCACCTGCCGGTACCCCTATTGTGTCTTCACTGGTTAGTTTGAGACTTATCATTACCTGTAAATATGTTGATTTTCAATCATGGAAATGGTGAGGAAGTGTTCTAGATATCCGTCATTTTCATTCTAAGCTGCTGAAAGTCAGTTTCTAATTTCCTATAAAATCTTAACCAGAATTTGATACGAAAGAGTCTAGAGTGTCTATTTGTTTTTAATTGAACTAGCTAGCCAAATGTAATTGAGTATGGTGTAGTTGCATTTATTATACGTTGTTTTGAATGACAAGTAACTTACCAACTCTGGGAATAACAGAAGATGTGGAGAACAAATATGCTGTGATAACTTAATCACAATTGAGTATATGCATCTCAATAAATATAACTGGCTTAGGATATGAACAATTGATTCATCTACAGAATTTAAATGCTATGACAGAAGTTTCAGAAATGATAGAGTGCTATTGGAAGACTACGAAACTGATGCTGATGGGTGTTATTACCTTTCGAGGCTTTATTTAGCCTCTTCAAGATTTTGTATGACATTTTCAGAAGTTTCAGCTACCGAAAGCCTTATTAAGGAAAGCAACCATACCATGAAAGAGTTGCAGCGACTATAAAATTTTGAAGTTTACTGATAAGGTCTAATGACAGCTTCACTGAACGTCTTTGACTAATCTTATCGGGACGCAGGATGCAGAATGTTCAGTTTGATACTTGCAAAATTAAACGATATTAATCTGTAGGGGCTTTCTGTTAATTTTAGAAACTTCAAGGGTCTTAATTCCATTCACACAAGATACTTAGCCATCTTTGTGATACATCCCTATGGATACTTGATTCTGAAGATGGTGTAATTAATGCTTATTCCTTCAACTTCTAGTAGGCTGTCAAGGAGTACCACATTTATTATTTGGTAAGTAGCAGTGTTAACTTGTTTAGTTTGTAAAACGATAACATCTTGGTTGAATTGGCAGACTTTTTGTGAATTTTTGGTGGTAACGTTTTAATACAGACTCAAGAATGCATAGGAAGTTGATATGATTGATTTGCCATGTGCCTATAACTAATGATTGGATTTTGCTTGTATAGCCAATTAATAGGCGACCACGCCGTAATCGTAGGTCTCCAGCAGTTAGGGCTGCATTCCAGGAAACAAATATAAGCCCTGCAAATCTTGTATATCCACTATTTATTCATGAGGGTGAGTACTTGTATGAGTTATTTCCTTCTCTGCTAAAAACCTCTCTTCATCTCTTTTTACAAATTGCACGCACTTGCAGGTGAAGAGGACACACCTATCGGAGCAATGCCTGGATGTTATAGGCTTGGATGGAGACATGGTCTTGTTGAAGAGGTTGGTGACTCAGCTATTCCTATGATTCTTCATCCTCCATTTTGGCTTTTGCATTCTTAGACCAGAGTTTCAACATTTGGTTTCCTTAATTCAGTTCTTCTTTCCCTAATTGATCTGGTAGTATAATTCACTGCTCCCTCCTGTTCCAAGTTTTAGCTAGTGATAAATGGATAGGCTATAGATGGGTTTGCAGGCTGCAATTGATTGCTCTGCTTGCTGCGTCGGATTGAGAACTAAATACCAAACGGAACGACAGCATTTCTAGAATTTAACCAGCTTTCAGAATATCACCATTCTTGACACTTACTATTTTATGCTCTTTGACGCCCATATAAATCTTCGTAGTGCTTCAGTTTCAATCTGGCTGTTTGCCAAAGGTGGCTTGGTTAAATATACATAGAATATCATTCACAAATTCATAATTTACTTCAATCATGGCACCTTTGTAATACTTTTGTGCATTTTCTTGAAACAATTAGATGTATGTTTTTTCCTTTTGCAGGTCTCGAAGGCGAGGGATGTTGGCGTCAACAGCATTGTGCTCTTCCCTAAAGTTCCAGATGCTTTAAAGGTCCTCTTTTACCGGCATAAATTTCCATGTACCATCTGAGTTGAGATTATATAACATGTTTTCTGTAACTTCAGACCTCTACAGGAGATGAAGCATACAATGAAAATGGATTAGTGCCTCGAGCTATACGTTTGCTGAAAGACAAATACCCCGATCTTGTATGTAGATACACTTTACCAGGTTTCTTTTTATCTGCTTAAACTGCTGTGTGGGGAATCTCTGGTTCTTCCTCTGATGTTTGATGCATCGTCGATAGGTTATCTACACTGATGTTGCTTTGGATCCATATTCATCTGATGGGCATGATGGCATTGTCAGAGAAGATGGTAAGACATTGTATTCCATTCATCCCAGCCTAAAAGAAAAACCGTTTATTGCAGAATTACATCGAACCAACTATGTCAGTTTGCTACATACACATGCCAAACCAAATTCTGAATATACAAACCAACCAAACCAGATAGAATCGGTTTCCTGGTTTAAGTTTTTATTGGTTTATTCAGTTTTTAAGTCAAACGAAATACAAATTCAATCCACAGCTAAGGATAAAACTTCTCATATGTCAATTTATGCTTAGCAAGAATCCAACAGATAAAGCCCCCAGGGATTAGTTCAAGTGGCAAAGGTTAAAGGACTTGTGACTTAGAACTAAGCCTAGTATTTAAGTGGAAAAGGGTAGATGAGCTCGCCCATTATCCCTATTTTCGAAGGCTGCAGTTGGTCCTATGGGTTGGCCCTAGGCAGATTTCTCGGTCATCAGAAAAAATCCAACAGATGAACTTATTATCTATTTAAACTTCCATAGGTGAGAAGTTCACTGTGAGACATGATAACTATTCTTATTCATAAATCAAACAACGATCTAACATCcatatatactttcaaacttTACTAACTTTACTGAATAAAACAATAAACAAATCACTCCTAAATAACTTAaatatagaaa
This region includes:
- the LOC104235927 gene encoding delta-aminolevulinic acid dehydratase, chloroplastic, producing MASAAMLNSPCNIGAVKFEVTVKPSPNLLCARPSIRLNRRRVLTIRSSNEGHDKGSGSGPLRKMGLSDEECEAAVVAGNAPEAPPVPPKPAAPAGTPIVSSLPINRRPRRNRRSPAVRAAFQETNISPANLVYPLFIHEGEEDTPIGAMPGCYRLGWRHGLVEEVSKARDVGVNSIVLFPKVPDALKTSTGDEAYNENGLVPRAIRLLKDKYPDLVIYTDVALDPYSSDGHDGIVREDGVIMNDETVHQLCKQAVAQARAGADVVSPSDMMDGRVGAIRAALDAEGFQHVSIMSYTAKYASSFYGPFREALDSNPRFGDKKTYQMNPANYREALVELQADESEGADILLVKPGLPYLDIIRLLRDKSALPIAAYQVSGEYSMIKAGGVLKMIDEERVMMESLMCLRRAGADIILTYFALQAGRCLCGEKR